One Thermoanaerobacter kivui genomic window, CTATAGGTGCAGCCCCAGCTGCCTGAAAACCTAACATTTTAGGAAGTTTCTTTATTTTCCCCGCATTATAATATTCTTTAAAACCCATCCAATAAGCTGTTATATTTCCCGCATTTCCTACAGGAAGTGCAACATAAGAAGGTGCATCTTTAAGTTCGTCACATATTTCAAAAGAAGCTGTCTTTTGCCCTTCTAATCTATAAGGATTTATAGAATTTACCAACGTTATAGGAAATTTTTGTGAAATCTCTCTAACTAACCTTAAGGCATCATCAAAATTCCCATTTATAGCAATGACTTTTGCCCCATAAGCAATGGCTTGGGCAAGCTTTCCTAAGGCGATTTTGCCACCCGGTATAAGTACGATGCTTTTAAGCCCTGCTTTTGCCGCATAAGCAGCCGCAGAAGCAGAGGTATTCCCTGTTGAAGCGCACACTACGGCATTAGAACCCTGCTCTTTCGCCTGTGACACTGCTACAGTCATCCCCCTGTCTTTAAAAGAACCTGTTGGGTTTAACCCTTCGTATTTTAAATATATTTTTATACCAGGAAAAGCTTTTTCAAGATTTACAGCTTCTATAAGGGGGGTGTTGCCTTCTTTTAATGTGACTATGTTTTCCTCTTTTATTTTAGGCATAAACTCTCTATAAGCTTTTATTACACCTTCA contains:
- the thrC gene encoding threonine synthase — protein: MRCEGVIKAYREFMPKIKEENIVTLKEGNTPLIEAVNLEKAFPGIKIYLKYEGLNPTGSFKDRGMTVAVSQAKEQGSNAVVCASTGNTSASAAAYAAKAGLKSIVLIPGGKIALGKLAQAIAYGAKVIAINGNFDDALRLVREISQKFPITLVNSINPYRLEGQKTASFEICDELKDAPSYVALPVGNAGNITAYWMGFKEYYNAGKIKKLPKMLGFQAAGAAPIVENRVIENPETIATAIRIGNPASWEKAVAARDESGGIIDKVTDEEILEAYALLAKSEGIFAEPASAASIAGVIKKYKEGFFKEGESVVCVLTGNGLKDPDTAVKLGGEIKTIEANLKALEEVLYGE